In the Oreochromis aureus strain Israel breed Guangdong linkage group 14, ZZ_aureus, whole genome shotgun sequence genome, one interval contains:
- the daw1 gene encoding dynein assembly factor with WDR repeat domains 1 isoform X2, with product MKLKRFLLRYYPPGIVLEYEKGGFLRTKSIDLLDLTPETNPDELVEEIRQSEPLVTNAQTDQVKQLVIRLQKKQTQQDHHRFCFSKELKAHILPLTNVAFDKSGSRFITGSYDRTCRVWDTASGTELHVLEGHRNVVYAIAFNNPYGDKIVTGSFDKTCKLWCAETGKCFHTYRGHTGEISTLVATSSMDTTAKLWDVESGEEVATLTGHTAEVLSLCFNTVGSQLVTGSFDHTVAIWDVASGRRVHTLIGHMGEISNVQFNWDCSLIVTGSMDKTCKVWETVSGKCVATLTGHKEEVLDVCFDLSGQLIATASADGTARVFSTATHQCLATLEGHDGDISKICFSPQGTRVLTASSDKTARLWDAHSGVCLQVLEGHTDEIFSCVFNYEGDTIITGSKDNTCRIWY from the exons ATGAAACTCAAGCGATTTCTCCTCAGATATTATCCGCCAG GTATAGTCCTTGAATACGAGAAAGGAGGATTTCTGAGGACCAAATCAATAGATCTTTTGGATTTGACTCCAGA AACAAATCCAGATGAGTTGGTGGAAGAAATCAGACAATCAGAGCCTCTGGTCACAAATGCTCAGACTGATCAGGTCAAACAGCTGGTTATTCGACTTCAGAAGAAGCAGACCCAGCAGGACCATCACAGGTTCTGTTTCTCCAAG GAGCTCAAGGCACACATACTGCCACTGACAAATGTTGCCTTTGATAAATCTGGGTCAAG gtttATAACTGGGAGTTACGACAGGACATGTAGAGTCTGGGACACAGCCTCAGGCACAGAGCTGCACGTGCTAGAGGGTCACAGAAACGTGGTGTATGCAATTGCATTCAACAACCCTTATGG AGACAAGATTGTGACTGGCTCTTTTGATAAGACCTGCAAACTGTGGTGTGCCGAGACTGGCAAATGTTTTCATACTTATCGGGGACACACGGGAGAAATA AGTACGCTGGTGGCCACAAGCAGTATGGACACCACTGCCAAGCTGTGGGATGTGGAGAGTGGGGAGGAAGTGGCCACACTGACT GGTCACACCGCAGAGGTCCTCTCGCTGTGCTTTAACACAGTGGGCAGTCAACTTGTCACCGGTTCCTTCGACCACACAGTCGCTATATGGGATGTTGCTTCAGGAAG ACGGGTCCACACGCTCATTGGTCACATGGGAGAAATAAGCAATGTTCAGTTTAACTGGGATTGCTCCTTGATTGTTACTGGTTCCATGGATAAAACCTGCAAA GTTTGGGAGACTGTCAGTGGGAAGTGTGTTGCCACCCTCACTggacacaaagaagaggtgttggatgTGTGTTTTGATTTAAGTGGTCAACTCATTGCTACTGCCTCAGCTGATG GGACAGCAAGAGTGTTCAGTACAGCAACACATCAGTGTCTTGCAACCTTAGAAGGCCACGATGGCGATATCTCCAAG ATCTGTTTCAGCCCTCAGGGCACCAGAGTCCTGACTGCCAGCTCAGACAAGACCGCTCGGCTGTGGGATGCTCACTCTGGAGTCTGCTTACAAGTCCTGGAGGGGCACACAGACGAGATCTTTTCCTGTGTCTTCAACTACGAGGGCGACACGATCATTACAG GCAGCAAGGATAACACATGCCGGATCTGGTACTGA
- the slc19a3a gene encoding thiamine transporter 2, which yields MEAVKKWTSDWKYPTILLCIYGFFSTVKPLEPFLIPFLTGPDKNLTTEQVNNQIFPVWTYSYLSVLVPVFLLTDWLRYKPVVVFQCVMLFITTALLLWTASVQAMQATQFFYGVVTASDVAYFSYIYSVIDLKRYRKATSYSRSVQLLGYTVGSVLGQLLVSFDLMSYNNILVFTLVLTAIALLTSCFLPMPQKSMFFHRRGGKQTAAEQSNTINASLEDGGGEMVESGEGEPDAENLEESIVTQSCSQVLLQLWRDFRHCYSSRQLLYWSVWWAMATCGYNQTVNYVQVLWEHVQPSQNFSIYNGGVEAVSNLLSAATAYGIGFTEVRWEQWGELALGGFSGLSAASLFLMTFTGNIWVCYSGYVVFKSLYMLLITIAMYQIAADLSMERYALVFGANNFGALALQTIITSVVVDSRGLGLAIIPQFTVYSSYFLVISAVFLLRGLFSIWRAQRSKKETIPPDKDETPGSEEHRF from the exons ATGGAGGCAGTGAAGAAGTGGACATCAGACTGGAAGTATCCCACTATTCTGCTGTGCATCTATGGATTCTTCAGCACAGTTAAACCACTGGAGCCTTTTCTCATCCCATTTTTGACAGGACCGGATAAGAATCTGACAACTGAGCAG GTCAACAATCAAATTTTCCCAGTGTGGACATACTCCTATCTGTCCGTGCTAGTGCCGGTGTTCCTTCTCACAGACTGGCTGCGTTACAAGCCTGTAGTGGTGTTTCAGTGTGTTATGCTCTTCATCACCACAGCACTGCTGCTGTGGACAGCAAGTGTGCAAGCCATGCAGGCTACGCAGTTCTTTTACGGAGTCGTGACAGCCAGCGACGTGGCCTACTTCTCCTACATTTACAG TGTAATAGATTTGAAAAGATACCGGAAGGCCACCTCTTACAGCCGCAGTGTCCAGCTCCTGGGGTATACAGTGGGCTCAGTGTTGGGTCAGCTGCTCGTCAGCTTCGACCTAATGTCATACAATAACATCCTGGTGTTCACTCTGGTTCTCACTGCCATCGCTCTCCTCACTTCCTGCTTCTTGCCAATGCCACAGAAGAGCATGTTCTTTCATCGAAGAGGTGGGAaacagactgcagcagaacagtCAAACACAATAAACGCATCACTGGAAGATGGAGGAGGTGAAATGGTGGAGAGTGGAGAAGGGGAGCCTGATGCTGAGAACCTTGAGGAATCTATCGTTACGCAGAGTTGCAGCCAAGTCCTCCTCCAGCTGTGGAGGGATTTCCGCCACTGCTATTCCTCTAGACAGCTGCTCTACTGGTCTGTGTGGTGGGCAATGGCTACCTGTGGGTATAACCAGACTGTCAACTATGTGCAG GTGCTGTGGGAGCATGTGCAGCCTTCTCAGAACTTCAGCATTTACAACGGAGGCGTGGAGGCAGTCTCCAACCTGTTAA GTGCAGCCACTGCCTACGGGATAGGCTTTACTGAGGTAAGATGGGAGCAGTGGGGAGAGCTGGCCCTGGGTGGTTTCTCTGGACTGAGTGCAGCTTCACTGTTCCTCATGACTTTCACTGGCAACATCTGGGTCTGCTACAGCGGTTACGTCGTTTTCAAGTCGCTGTACATGCTGCTGATAACAATAGCAAT GTATCAGATTGCAGCTGATCTCTCAATGGAAAGATATGCACTGGTCTTTGGGGCAAATAACTTCGGAGCACTGGCTCTACAGACGATTATCACATCCGTTGTAGTTGACAGTAGAGGGCTAGGCCTGGCCATCATTCCCCAG TTCACCGTGTATTCCAGCTACTTCTTGGTCATCTCTGCTGTTTTTTTACTTCGGGGTCTATTTAGTATTTGGAGAGcacaaagaagcaaaaaagagacaATTCCTCCAGACAAAGACGAAACTCCAGGCAGCGAAGAACACAGATTCTGA
- the daw1 gene encoding dynein assembly factor with WDR repeat domains 1 isoform X1, with protein MKLKRFLLRYYPPGIVLEYEKGGFLRTKSIDLLDLTPETNPDELVEEIRQSEPLVTNAQTDQVKQLVIRLQKKQTQQDHHRFCFSKELKAHILPLTNVAFDKSGSRFITGSYDRTCRVWDTASGTELHVLEGHRNVVYAIAFNNPYGDKIVTGSFDKTCKLWCAETGKCFHTYRGHTGEIVCLAFNPQSTLVATSSMDTTAKLWDVESGEEVATLTGHTAEVLSLCFNTVGSQLVTGSFDHTVAIWDVASGRRVHTLIGHMGEISNVQFNWDCSLIVTGSMDKTCKVWETVSGKCVATLTGHKEEVLDVCFDLSGQLIATASADGTARVFSTATHQCLATLEGHDGDISKICFSPQGTRVLTASSDKTARLWDAHSGVCLQVLEGHTDEIFSCVFNYEGDTIITGSKDNTCRIWY; from the exons ATGAAACTCAAGCGATTTCTCCTCAGATATTATCCGCCAG GTATAGTCCTTGAATACGAGAAAGGAGGATTTCTGAGGACCAAATCAATAGATCTTTTGGATTTGACTCCAGA AACAAATCCAGATGAGTTGGTGGAAGAAATCAGACAATCAGAGCCTCTGGTCACAAATGCTCAGACTGATCAGGTCAAACAGCTGGTTATTCGACTTCAGAAGAAGCAGACCCAGCAGGACCATCACAGGTTCTGTTTCTCCAAG GAGCTCAAGGCACACATACTGCCACTGACAAATGTTGCCTTTGATAAATCTGGGTCAAG gtttATAACTGGGAGTTACGACAGGACATGTAGAGTCTGGGACACAGCCTCAGGCACAGAGCTGCACGTGCTAGAGGGTCACAGAAACGTGGTGTATGCAATTGCATTCAACAACCCTTATGG AGACAAGATTGTGACTGGCTCTTTTGATAAGACCTGCAAACTGTGGTGTGCCGAGACTGGCAAATGTTTTCATACTTATCGGGGACACACGGGAGAAATA gtgtgtcTTGCATTCAACCCCCAGAGTACGCTGGTGGCCACAAGCAGTATGGACACCACTGCCAAGCTGTGGGATGTGGAGAGTGGGGAGGAAGTGGCCACACTGACT GGTCACACCGCAGAGGTCCTCTCGCTGTGCTTTAACACAGTGGGCAGTCAACTTGTCACCGGTTCCTTCGACCACACAGTCGCTATATGGGATGTTGCTTCAGGAAG ACGGGTCCACACGCTCATTGGTCACATGGGAGAAATAAGCAATGTTCAGTTTAACTGGGATTGCTCCTTGATTGTTACTGGTTCCATGGATAAAACCTGCAAA GTTTGGGAGACTGTCAGTGGGAAGTGTGTTGCCACCCTCACTggacacaaagaagaggtgttggatgTGTGTTTTGATTTAAGTGGTCAACTCATTGCTACTGCCTCAGCTGATG GGACAGCAAGAGTGTTCAGTACAGCAACACATCAGTGTCTTGCAACCTTAGAAGGCCACGATGGCGATATCTCCAAG ATCTGTTTCAGCCCTCAGGGCACCAGAGTCCTGACTGCCAGCTCAGACAAGACCGCTCGGCTGTGGGATGCTCACTCTGGAGTCTGCTTACAAGTCCTGGAGGGGCACACAGACGAGATCTTTTCCTGTGTCTTCAACTACGAGGGCGACACGATCATTACAG GCAGCAAGGATAACACATGCCGGATCTGGTACTGA
- the slc19a3b gene encoding solute carrier family 19 member 3b, with protein sequence MGCWAKLKSSGWAYPTAILSLYGFFANCRVAEPFLTPYLIGPHKNISEEVLTNYLFPIWTYSYLAFLFPVFLLTDFLRYKPLIIVQGLFLITNYILLCFVPGLPAMTFLQVNYAVVTSTEVAYFSYIYSVIPAENYQRATGYLRSAMLAGYTFGATLGQMLVSLAGLDYFYINTITLGIVSVAFLVSFWLPMPQTSMFFKGKKAAAVDCQQEGPQGENRPEESVTDKDGEGSGKEKMEYNGSAGYCSRENVAAAVHLLWQSFRESYSSRHLIYWSLWWALATAGYVQVFNYIQLMWDHIEPSATSSIYNGGVEAACSLVGAAAAFSVGYIKVTWVVWGELALGVFSAVGSGAVFLMAFTSSIWVCYVGYAIFKSCYMLLITITTFQIASNLSMECYALTFGINTFVALSLQTIITVTVVDEAALGLDIVTQFIIYGSYYAVISVLFLIRGTYTACVNKRCPRPTEAKEPECVAEVIAAERL encoded by the exons ATGGGGTGCTGGGCCAAGCTGAAGTCATCTGGATGGGCTTACCCCACAGCCATCCTGTCACTCTACGGATTTTTTGCAAACTGTAGGGTTGCAGAACCTTTCCTGACACCATACCTTATTGGACCACACAAGAACATTTCTGAAGAAGTG CTGACCAACTACCTGTTTCCCATCTGGACGTATTCCTACCTGGCCTTTCTTTTCCCCGTCTTCCTCCTGACTGACTTCCTGAGGTACAAACCCCTTATTATAGTACAGGGGCTCTTTCTCATCACCAACTATATCCTACTGTGCTTTGTCCCAGGtcttcctgctatgactttccTTCAG GTCAATTATGCTGTAGTGACTTCCACGGAGGTTGCCTACTTTTCCTATATTTACAGTGTAATTCCAGCAGAGAATTACCAGAGAGCTACTGGTTACCTGCGCAGTGCAATGTTGGCTGGATATACATTTGGCGCCACCCTTGGCCAAATGCTTGTCTCCCTTGCCG GCCTGGACTACTTCTATATCAATACTATTACCCTGGGAATTGTGAGCGTAGCATTTCTCGTCTCATTCTGGTTGCCCATGCCCCAGACAAGCATGTTCTTCAAAGGGAAGAAAGCTGCAGCTGTAGACTGCCAGCAAGAGGGGCCACAGGGAGAGAACAGGCCTGAGGAGTCAGTGACGGATAAGGATGGAGAAGGCTCGGGGAAAGAGAAGATGGAATATAATGGCAGTGCTGGCTACTGCAGCAGAGAAAATGTGGCCGCTGCAGTTCATCTGCTTTGGCAAAGCTTCAGGGAGTCCTACTCTTCCag ACATTTAATCTACTGGTCCCTTTGGTGGGCTCTGGCCACAGCTGGCTACGTGCAGGTCTTCAACTACATCCAGCTTATGTGGGACCATATAGAGCCATCTGCCACATCATCCATCTACAACGGAGGAGTGGAGGCTGCGTGCTCTCTTGTAG GTGCTGCAGCAGCCTTCTCTGTGGGCTACATCAAGGTGACCTGGGTTGTGTGGGGAGAGCTGGCTCTGGGGGTGTTCTCAGCTGTAGGGTCAGGCGCTGTGTTTCTGATGGCATTCACGAGCAGCATCTGGGTATGCTACGTCGGTTATGCCATATTTAAATCCTGTTACATGCTCCTCATCACCATCACAAC GTTTCAGATCGCCTCTAACCTCTCCATGGAGTGCTATGCTTTGACTTTTGGGATCAACACTTTTGTAGCCCTCTCACTGCAGACCATCATTACAGTCACAGTTGTTGATGAAGCTGCACTGGGGCTGGACATCGTGACGCAG TTCATCATCTACGGCAGCTACTATGCTGTCATATCGGTGCTCTTTTTGATCCGAGGAACCTACACCGCCTGTGTGAACAAACGCTGTCCACGGCCCACGGAAGCCAAGGAACCTGAGTGTGTCGCGGAGGTGATCGCTGCAGAGCGTCTCTGA